In one bacterium genomic region, the following are encoded:
- a CDS encoding ribonuclease H-like domain-containing protein, which produces MPGSSQTLADRLAMLGTAVRAPAARTAGWDGPAFEVRRNRRDAGEFFGREQPHPADASALFLDTETTGLAGGTGTTPFLVGLAFLADGEVVTEQYFLRRLSGEAAMLDALRERLVAVETLVTFNGRRFDWPILEARGIINRTPLEAPPEHHDLIGAARRLWYRPLGTYRLSVIERQVLGIDRTDDVDAAQIPGLYLDYLRTGDAASLEPVFEHNRHDVLSLLHLRRKVRRWVEDGVDPPQPVDWEGLGVLRLRAAAAALDGDTIGRALIGNAETALRRALEAEDDPASRWRIASRLARLLRRAARWEELLALWEHAAGVRGSWRVRTLIEVAKVQQRRLKQPAHAAAALEEAATVAEWLAATGNPIATALEDQVRARLVRLQQGAARPAALRRGR; this is translated from the coding sequence ATGCCCGGCTCATCCCAGACGCTCGCCGATAGGCTGGCAATGCTGGGGACCGCCGTCCGAGCGCCCGCGGCGCGGACGGCCGGGTGGGACGGACCGGCCTTCGAGGTACGCCGCAACAGGCGCGACGCCGGCGAGTTCTTCGGCCGGGAGCAGCCGCATCCGGCGGATGCGAGCGCCCTGTTTCTCGACACCGAGACCACGGGCCTTGCGGGTGGTACCGGCACCACGCCGTTTCTGGTGGGCCTGGCCTTCCTTGCGGACGGCGAGGTGGTCACCGAGCAGTATTTCCTGCGCCGCCTCTCCGGCGAGGCTGCCATGCTGGACGCGTTGCGCGAGCGCCTGGTCGCGGTGGAGACGCTCGTTACGTTCAACGGCCGGAGGTTCGACTGGCCGATCCTGGAGGCGCGGGGGATCATCAACCGGACGCCGCTGGAGGCTCCTCCCGAGCACCACGACCTGATCGGCGCGGCGCGGCGGTTGTGGTACAGGCCGCTGGGTACCTACCGGCTCTCGGTGATCGAGCGGCAAGTACTCGGCATTGACCGCACCGATGATGTTGACGCGGCCCAGATCCCAGGTCTCTACCTCGACTACCTGCGCACCGGGGATGCCGCGTCGCTGGAACCGGTCTTCGAGCACAACCGCCACGACGTCCTCAGCCTGCTACACCTGCGCCGGAAGGTGCGCCGGTGGGTAGAGGACGGCGTGGATCCGCCACAACCGGTGGACTGGGAGGGCCTGGGCGTGCTGCGGCTGCGGGCGGCCGCGGCGGCGCTCGACGGCGACACGATCGGCCGCGCCCTGATCGGGAACGCGGAGACCGCGCTGCGCCGGGCGCTGGAGGCCGAGGACGACCCCGCCTCGCGCTGGCGCATCGCCTCGCGGCTGGCCCGGCTGTTGCGCCGCGCAGCACGCTGGGAGGAACTGCTGGCGCTGTGGGAACATGCCGCCGGCGTTCGCGGGTCCTGGCGCGTGCGGACCCTTATCGAGGTCGCTAAGGTGCAGCAGCGGAGGCTGAAGCAACCGGCCCATGCCGCCGCCGCGCTTGAGGAAGCCGCGACCGTGGCCGAATGGCTGGCGGCCACCGGCAACCCGATCGCAACCGCTCTGGAGGACCAGGTGCGGGCGCGTCTGGTGCGACTACAACAGGGAGCGGCCCGCCCGGCCGCCCTGCGCCGGGGCCGTTAG
- a CDS encoding DEAD/DEAH box helicase encodes MTLEQILTALHTEPAWARHITAWHQVPERPGRYEPIPADVDGRLASALRHAGIERLYTHQAQAFEIARSGRHLVVVTPTASGKTLCYNLPVLNTLLAAPQTRALYLFPTKALSMDQVDELQTLVTALEADIKASTYDGDTPGAARRVIRTAGHVVVTNPDMLHAAILPHHTKWLRLFENLRYVVVDELHTYRGVFGSHVANVLRRLRRICRFYGSTPQVIFTSATIGNPKELAERLLEEEVTLVDDNGAPSGPKVIAFYNPPVINRELGIRRDALSEAGRMAGEFIRNRIPLIAFARSRRACELLTTRFQAVASGHQIPPERIAGYRAGYLPSERRAIEKGLRDGSVLAVAATNALELGIDIGRLQAALLVGYPGTVASTWQQAGRAGRTQDLSAAILIATSDPLDQYIVRHPEYFFGQSPEAGLVNPDNLYILTSHVRCAAFELPIESGERFGPSTLPEVLDYLQSQRIVHREDDRWHYVADAYPAQDVSLRSASTENVVIIDTTDPAPRVVGEVDLASAPGLVHEDAIYLHLGQQYHVDRLEWEERKAYVHRVDVDYYTTAQIAVDIRVLTEFAPGAAEGRAAAPGRPHTGMVRGGPAHGEVVVTYRPTIFKKLTLEGHENVGWGPIHLSESTLHTTAYWLALPELPVPQHELQGLLIGLSHSLAHVAALFLMCDPRDLGRTYEVHSPHTDRPTVFLYDAFPGGVGFAERLYRMHHQVLSAARDLIAACPCDSGCPSCVGPVLEVGGTGKALALEILDARLIPDARR; translated from the coding sequence ATGACACTCGAGCAGATCCTGACCGCGCTGCACACCGAGCCTGCGTGGGCCCGGCACATCACCGCCTGGCACCAGGTCCCGGAGCGGCCGGGCCGGTACGAGCCGATCCCTGCCGATGTGGACGGCCGACTGGCTTCGGCGCTTCGGCACGCGGGCATCGAGCGGCTCTACACGCACCAGGCTCAGGCTTTCGAGATCGCCAGGTCGGGCCGGCACCTGGTGGTCGTCACGCCGACCGCGTCGGGCAAGACGCTCTGCTACAACCTGCCGGTCCTCAACACGTTGTTGGCGGCCCCCCAGACCCGTGCGCTCTACCTGTTTCCAACCAAGGCCCTCTCCATGGACCAGGTGGACGAGCTGCAGACGCTGGTCACCGCGCTGGAGGCGGACATCAAGGCCTCCACCTACGATGGTGATACGCCCGGCGCGGCACGGCGGGTAATCAGGACCGCCGGTCACGTTGTGGTCACAAACCCCGACATGCTGCACGCGGCGATCCTGCCGCACCACACGAAGTGGCTGCGGCTGTTCGAGAACCTCCGCTACGTCGTTGTTGACGAGCTGCACACCTACCGCGGGGTGTTCGGCAGCCACGTTGCCAACGTGCTCCGGCGGCTGCGGCGCATCTGCCGCTTCTACGGCAGCACACCCCAGGTGATCTTCACCTCGGCCACGATCGGCAACCCGAAGGAACTTGCCGAACGCCTGCTGGAGGAAGAGGTTACGCTGGTGGACGACAATGGCGCGCCCTCAGGCCCAAAGGTCATCGCGTTCTACAATCCGCCGGTGATCAATCGTGAGTTGGGCATCCGCCGGGACGCGCTCTCCGAGGCCGGCAGGATGGCCGGTGAGTTCATCCGCAACCGGATCCCGCTGATCGCGTTCGCGCGCAGCCGCCGTGCCTGTGAGCTCCTGACCACCCGGTTTCAGGCGGTCGCATCCGGCCATCAGATCCCCCCGGAACGCATCGCCGGCTACCGCGCGGGCTACCTGCCGTCCGAGCGGCGGGCCATCGAGAAGGGGCTCAGGGACGGAAGCGTGCTGGCCGTCGCCGCCACCAATGCGCTGGAGCTCGGTATTGACATCGGCCGTCTGCAGGCGGCGCTGCTGGTCGGGTATCCCGGCACGGTGGCCTCAACCTGGCAGCAGGCGGGACGCGCAGGCCGCACGCAGGACCTGTCCGCGGCGATCCTGATCGCCACCAGCGACCCGCTCGATCAGTACATTGTGCGGCATCCCGAGTACTTCTTCGGGCAGTCGCCGGAGGCCGGACTGGTCAACCCCGACAACCTCTACATCCTGACCAGCCACGTGCGCTGTGCGGCGTTCGAGCTGCCTATCGAGAGCGGCGAGCGGTTCGGACCCAGCACCCTGCCCGAGGTCCTGGACTACCTGCAGTCGCAGCGAATCGTGCACCGGGAAGATGACCGCTGGCACTACGTGGCCGACGCGTATCCGGCCCAAGACGTCTCGCTGCGCAGCGCCTCCACCGAGAACGTGGTGATCATTGACACCACGGATCCCGCGCCCCGGGTCGTGGGCGAGGTGGACCTGGCCAGCGCTCCCGGACTCGTGCACGAGGACGCGATCTACCTGCACCTGGGCCAGCAGTACCACGTGGACCGGCTCGAGTGGGAAGAACGAAAGGCATACGTCCACCGCGTAGACGTGGACTACTACACCACCGCCCAGATCGCGGTTGACATCCGGGTGCTGACGGAGTTCGCCCCGGGCGCGGCTGAGGGGCGCGCGGCGGCTCCAGGCCGCCCCCATACCGGGATGGTCCGCGGCGGACCGGCCCACGGTGAGGTTGTGGTCACCTACCGGCCGACGATCTTCAAGAAGCTGACGCTCGAGGGGCACGAGAACGTGGGCTGGGGCCCGATCCACCTGAGCGAATCCACGCTGCACACCACGGCCTACTGGCTGGCGCTCCCCGAACTACCGGTGCCCCAGCACGAACTGCAGGGGCTGTTGATAGGGCTCTCTCATTCCCTGGCGCACGTCGCCGCGCTGTTTCTGATGTGCGATCCGCGCGACCTCGGTCGCACCTACGAGGTACATTCGCCGCACACCGACCGGCCGACGGTCTTCCTCTATGACGCCTTCCCGGGCGGGGTCGGCTTCGCGGAGCGGCTGTACCGGATGCACCACCAGGTGCTATCTGCCGCCCGCGATCTGATCGCGGCGTGCCCGTGCGACTCCGGCTGCCCATCGTGCGTCGGGCCGGTACTGGAGGTCGGGGGCACCGGCAAGGCCCTCGCGCTGGAGATCCTCGATGCCCGGCTCATCCCAGACGCTCGCCGATAG
- a CDS encoding 2-hydroxy-3-oxopropionate reductase has translation MADRIGFIGLGIMGKPMSLHLLGAGYPVVVHDLARTAVDELVAAGATDGGSSRAVAEQSDIVITMLPDSPEVRQVILGPDGVIEGVRAGQAVVDMSTISPLASREVAQALAAKGVTALDAPVSGGQKGAVEATLSIMVGGPSATFERVLPVFQVMGKNIVHIGEEPGSGQVTKTCNQIVVGITIMAVAEALTLARKAGVDVAKVRQALLGGFAQSRILDLHGQRIIDRNFAPGFRIKLHQKDLGIAMASGKAYGVPLLATALVHEVLGSLVAQGHQDLDHSGIARFVEALAGMED, from the coding sequence ATGGCAGACCGGATTGGTTTCATTGGGCTGGGGATCATGGGCAAGCCGATGTCACTCCACCTGCTGGGGGCCGGGTATCCCGTGGTCGTCCACGACCTCGCGCGCACGGCGGTAGACGAGCTGGTGGCGGCAGGGGCCACCGACGGGGGATCATCACGGGCGGTGGCAGAGCAGAGCGACATAGTCATCACGATGCTGCCCGACTCCCCGGAGGTGCGCCAGGTCATCCTCGGGCCTGACGGGGTGATTGAGGGCGTGCGCGCGGGCCAGGCCGTTGTGGACATGAGCACCATCTCCCCTCTTGCCAGCCGCGAGGTGGCTCAGGCCCTGGCTGCAAAGGGCGTGACCGCGCTCGACGCGCCGGTCAGCGGCGGGCAGAAGGGAGCCGTCGAGGCGACGCTCTCCATCATGGTGGGAGGGCCCAGCGCCACATTCGAGCGGGTGCTGCCCGTCTTCCAAGTCATGGGCAAGAACATCGTGCACATCGGTGAAGAGCCCGGCTCCGGCCAGGTCACCAAGACCTGCAACCAGATCGTCGTCGGCATCACGATAATGGCGGTTGCCGAGGCGCTCACGCTGGCCCGCAAGGCCGGTGTGGACGTAGCAAAGGTTCGCCAGGCGCTGTTGGGAGGATTCGCACAGAGCCGGATCCTCGACCTCCACGGCCAGCGCATCATCGATCGCAACTTCGCGCCGGGCTTCCGCATCAAACTCCATCAGAAGGATCTGGGGATCGCGATGGCCTCGGGCAAGGCCTACGGTGTGCCCCTTCTCGCGACCGCTCTGGTGCACGAGGTTCTGGGATCGCTCGTGGCGCAGGGGCACCAGGATCTCGATCATTCCGGAATTGCCAGGTTCGTCGAGGCGCTGGCCGGTATGGAGGACTAA
- a CDS encoding hydroxypyruvate isomerase family protein: MPRFAANLTFLWSDRPFIARFDSAARAGFGAVEYMFPYAEDIDAIAGELRRLKLRQALFNLPAGDWAAGERGIAVDPGRRGEFREGVRLAVEVARRLGCPRVNCLVGKQMESVPLAEQWACLVDNLKSAAAAFEEVGLVLLAEPVNTFDIPGFFLRTTSEAFQLQEAVGAANLKVQFDVYHVQRMEGNLAHTLRNNIGRIGHIQVADSPDRNQPGTGEINFGYLFRVLDRTDYAGDVGLEYRPAGTTDESFGWIEALGYTRS; the protein is encoded by the coding sequence ATGCCGCGTTTTGCCGCAAACCTCACGTTCCTGTGGTCAGATCGTCCCTTCATTGCCCGCTTCGATTCCGCTGCCCGCGCCGGATTCGGCGCGGTCGAGTACATGTTCCCCTATGCCGAGGACATAGATGCCATCGCCGGCGAGTTGCGCCGACTTAAGCTCCGACAGGCGCTGTTCAACCTTCCTGCCGGGGACTGGGCCGCCGGCGAGCGCGGCATCGCGGTGGACCCGGGACGGCGCGGCGAGTTTAGGGAAGGCGTTCGCCTGGCCGTTGAGGTCGCCCGCCGCCTGGGTTGCCCGCGCGTCAACTGCCTTGTAGGGAAGCAGATGGAGAGCGTACCGCTGGCCGAGCAGTGGGCGTGCCTGGTTGACAACCTCAAGAGCGCGGCCGCGGCCTTCGAGGAGGTAGGGCTGGTCCTCCTGGCCGAGCCGGTTAACACCTTTGACATCCCCGGGTTCTTCCTGCGCACGACCTCCGAGGCGTTCCAGCTTCAGGAAGCGGTCGGCGCCGCCAACCTCAAGGTGCAGTTCGATGTCTACCACGTGCAGCGCATGGAGGGCAACCTGGCCCATACGCTCCGGAACAACATCGGCCGGATCGGCCACATCCAGGTCGCCGATTCCCCTGACCGCAACCAGCCAGGTACAGGAGAGATTAACTTCGGCTACCTCTTCCGCGTCCTCGACCGCACCGACTATGCGGGCGACGTCGGGCTGGAGTACCGCCCGGCCGGCACCACCGATGAGTCGTTCGGCTGGATTGAGGCGCTGGGCTACACGCGCTCCTAG
- a CDS encoding 6-phosphofructokinase yields MELLRGNLVVGQSGGPTAVINSSLSGVVLEALEHDAIEEIYGMVHGVEGLLGEELIDLGRQSAATIAGLRSTPSAALGSCRHKLRDADYEKLLRVLEAHGVRYFVYIGGNDSADTAWRLGRLAADRGYELRVMSVPKTIDNDLVETDHCPGYGSVARWLATAVRDAGLDTEAIGVVDTIKVVETMGRNTGWITAATALARDHTDAAPHLIYLPERPFVRDRFLSDVDRVYKKLGHAVITVCEGLKDERGEYLSASGKTVDVDRFGHKQLGGAAAVLCDIVAEGLGIKARWDKPGTIQRVSMLAASPVDLEEAYQVGRAAVRHAVEGQDGAMVTLVRESSEPYRWTTGLAPLERVANAERKVPDEFIAPEGNDVTEAFLAYARPLIGPALPPYARLDMARVPPRTGA; encoded by the coding sequence ATGGAACTCCTGCGTGGAAACCTGGTTGTCGGGCAGTCCGGAGGCCCCACCGCGGTCATCAACAGCAGCCTCTCCGGAGTGGTCCTCGAGGCGCTGGAGCACGACGCGATCGAGGAGATCTATGGGATGGTGCACGGCGTCGAGGGGCTCCTGGGGGAGGAGTTGATCGACCTGGGACGCCAGAGCGCCGCCACGATTGCCGGGCTGCGCTCCACCCCCTCGGCGGCGCTGGGATCGTGCCGGCACAAGCTGCGCGACGCCGACTACGAGAAGCTCCTGCGGGTGCTGGAAGCCCACGGGGTTCGTTACTTCGTCTACATCGGCGGCAACGACTCAGCCGATACCGCCTGGCGCCTGGGACGCCTTGCGGCCGACCGGGGGTACGAGCTGCGCGTGATGAGCGTCCCCAAGACGATTGACAACGACCTGGTCGAGACCGACCACTGCCCTGGTTACGGCAGCGTCGCCCGCTGGCTGGCCACAGCCGTCCGCGACGCCGGGCTTGACACCGAGGCGATCGGCGTCGTTGACACAATCAAGGTCGTCGAGACGATGGGCCGCAACACCGGCTGGATCACCGCTGCCACCGCACTGGCGCGTGACCACACCGATGCCGCGCCTCACCTGATCTACCTGCCGGAGCGGCCGTTCGTGCGCGACCGTTTCCTCTCCGACGTGGACCGCGTCTACAAGAAGCTCGGCCACGCGGTCATCACCGTCTGTGAGGGGCTGAAGGACGAGCGGGGCGAGTATCTCTCGGCCAGCGGCAAGACGGTGGACGTGGACCGTTTTGGTCACAAGCAGCTCGGCGGCGCCGCGGCCGTGCTCTGCGACATCGTTGCCGAAGGGCTCGGCATCAAGGCGAGGTGGGACAAACCCGGAACGATCCAGCGGGTGTCAATGCTGGCCGCATCGCCCGTTGATCTCGAGGAAGCGTATCAGGTGGGCCGCGCCGCGGTCCGCCACGCGGTCGAGGGTCAGGATGGCGCGATGGTCACGCTGGTGCGTGAGTCGTCCGAGCCCTACCGGTGGACCACCGGACTGGCGCCGCTCGAGCGCGTCGCCAACGCCGAGAGGAAGGTCCCGGACGAGTTCATAGCGCCGGAGGGCAACGACGTCACCGAAGCGTTCCTGGCTTACGCCAGACCGCTAATCGGTCCTGCGCTGCCGCCGTACGCGCGGCTGGACATGGCGCGCGTGCCCCCGCGCACCGGCGCCTAG
- a CDS encoding DUF3800 domain-containing protein, with protein sequence MKQRSQTQPEDTIHIYCDESCHLENDGQPIMVLGALWCPFLKVRGIAGRLREIKVKHGLDRRFEIKWTKVSKAKQNFYLEILDYFFNDDDLHFRALVVSDKSRLRHSDFGQDHDTWYYKMFFELLKALLSPEGHYRIFLDTKDTRSAAKVAKLHEVLCNNMYDFSREVISSIQTVRSHEVEHLQLADLLTGVISYANRGLSTNPGKVALVDSMRAQSRYSLVRTTLLREEKVNIFLWQPRGD encoded by the coding sequence ATGAAGCAGCGAAGCCAGACACAGCCTGAAGATACAATCCACATCTATTGCGACGAGAGCTGTCACCTCGAGAATGATGGACAGCCCATCATGGTCTTGGGAGCCCTGTGGTGTCCGTTCCTGAAGGTTAGGGGGATAGCCGGTAGACTGCGCGAGATTAAGGTGAAGCATGGCCTTGATAGGCGGTTTGAAATCAAATGGACGAAGGTCTCGAAAGCCAAACAGAACTTCTATCTAGAGATTCTTGACTACTTCTTCAATGACGACGACCTCCACTTCCGAGCCCTGGTAGTTTCGGACAAGTCAAGACTGCGACACAGTGACTTTGGTCAGGACCATGATACGTGGTACTACAAGATGTTCTTCGAATTGCTGAAGGCGTTGCTCAGTCCAGAGGGCCACTATCGCATCTTCCTTGACACAAAGGACACACGCAGCGCGGCGAAGGTCGCAAAGCTCCACGAGGTCCTGTGCAACAACATGTATGACTTCAGTCGAGAGGTCATATCTTCAATACAGACAGTGCGATCACATGAAGTTGAGCACCTTCAGCTTGCCGATCTGCTTACTGGTGTGATCAGCTATGCGAATCGGGGTCTAAGCACCAATCCTGGCAAGGTGGCACTTGTGGATAGCATGCGTGCCCAGTCAAGATACAGCCTGGTCCGAACGACGCTGCTGCGGGAGGAGAAAGTGAACATCTTCCTCTGGCAACCGCGGGGGGACTAG
- a CDS encoding ABC transporter ATP-binding protein, whose protein sequence is MAVPATQLKQVLHQEASPVRFDHVTKRFGTVMAVDDVTLEVPAGNLVTLLGPSGCGKTTALRMIAGLEWPTDGRVYIGNEDVTPLPAANRSVTMVFQAYALFPHLTVFENIAYGLRVMRRPQEEIRHRVGEAMSLVGLPGLERRAPAQLSGGQQQRVALARALVMQPKVLLFDEPLSNLDAKLRKRVRADIRMLQQDLGITSIYVTHDQSEALAISDIVVVMNQGRIEQIGTPTDLYRRPASRFVADFIGEANLLPAFVEDGTVRVGSYRFSYRQPGMTPGAATLMVRPESVQVEVGGEGLPGRVQTAFFMGTYADYLIETEAGEVSVADPRSVDRIYRMGTEVRLLFSPTALYLLPPGA, encoded by the coding sequence ATGGCGGTTCCAGCCACGCAACTCAAGCAGGTTCTGCATCAGGAAGCCTCCCCGGTCCGTTTCGACCACGTCACCAAGCGTTTTGGAACCGTCATGGCCGTGGACGACGTGACGCTGGAAGTCCCGGCCGGTAATCTGGTGACGCTGCTGGGCCCATCGGGCTGCGGGAAGACGACGGCCCTACGTATGATCGCCGGTCTGGAGTGGCCGACCGATGGGCGGGTCTACATCGGCAACGAGGACGTGACCCCGCTGCCTGCTGCCAACCGCAGCGTGACGATGGTGTTTCAGGCCTACGCCCTCTTCCCTCACCTCACTGTCTTCGAGAACATAGCGTACGGCCTTCGGGTGATGCGCCGGCCCCAAGAGGAGATCCGCCACCGCGTCGGCGAGGCGATGAGTCTGGTCGGCCTGCCGGGCCTGGAGCGCCGTGCGCCGGCCCAGCTCTCCGGCGGCCAGCAGCAGCGTGTGGCATTGGCCCGAGCGCTCGTGATGCAGCCCAAGGTGCTGCTCTTCGACGAGCCGCTCTCCAACCTGGACGCCAAGCTCCGCAAGCGCGTCCGCGCCGACATCCGCATGTTGCAGCAAGACCTCGGGATTACCAGCATCTACGTTACGCACGATCAGTCGGAGGCCCTGGCGATCTCCGACATCGTGGTGGTCATGAACCAGGGACGGATCGAGCAGATCGGCACGCCGACCGACCTGTACCGGCGGCCGGCCTCTCGGTTTGTGGCGGACTTCATCGGGGAGGCGAACCTGCTGCCCGCATTTGTCGAGGACGGGACCGTGCGGGTGGGCAGCTACCGGTTTTCCTACCGGCAGCCCGGCATGACCCCGGGCGCGGCCACGCTCATGGTGCGGCCGGAGTCCGTTCAGGTCGAGGTCGGGGGAGAGGGCCTTCCCGGGCGCGTGCAGACCGCGTTCTTCATGGGCACCTACGCCGACTACCTCATCGAAACCGAGGCCGGGGAAGTCAGCGTGGCCGACCCGCGCAGCGTGGACCGGATATACCGGATGGGAACGGAAGTCAGGCTGCTGTTCTCGCCAACGGCCCTCTACCTGCTGCCGCCGGGCGCCTAG
- a CDS encoding iron ABC transporter permease: MTSSTVAITRPLYAPSMTLLAWGGLALAGGLLLPWFRTGRDLASFVAGTTGIELLGSEPTVAAALACALLSAVLGMLRLPLYRRGHLALVTAAVGSILVVLALGGRGQPMGPAPVVMFLCFLSLVGTGLSLSGYLRADAFIAASIVWVAVFVVLFILYPLWMVLQASVVVKGRLTLEVFGTVFQSPNFLMINNPYTPRDEMRIAVTFGAVVAAVAGLVAAVLVRKLRPVVLWAAGSGIVGLLMGALYLGFGAVRNSVLLALVVGIASTGLGFLFALLAERSQLPTRRLLGPISILPMITPPFVLGLAMIYLFGRQGFITHSVLGMSTTVFSGLLGLSIAQILAYTPIAFLLLQGVVRAMDVALEEASETLGASNWYTLRTVIWPLARPGIANAFLLTVIESLADFGNPVVIGGGKPYLATEVFYAIIGRYNPNEAAVFGVVLLSMTLTIFLVQRYWVGERFYVTVTGRPTHATPRKLPPALDYAVTGVFLVWVLLIVLLYGSIFVGSVTKLWGFDYTFTLAHVKGLSPSGWHVFRTTASLSLIAALPSTVLGFLIGYLVTRYSFPGRQALEFSAMLSFAVPGTVMGIGYILAFNQGTLLLTGTELIIIMAFVFRNMPVAIRSGVAAIHQIDRSLEECSTMLRAGSLTTLRRVVAPLVQAALLSGLVFAFVRAMTAVSQVIFLVTPRVNLSTALILSYVEHGSMGRAAALSSVLVIFMALVIMALYTLTTRLDVRAGRGAQAKP; this comes from the coding sequence ATGACCAGTTCCACGGTCGCAATCACCCGTCCCTTGTACGCGCCGAGCATGACGCTTCTGGCCTGGGGCGGGCTGGCACTAGCCGGCGGGCTGCTGCTCCCCTGGTTCAGGACCGGCCGGGACCTTGCCAGCTTCGTCGCGGGCACGACCGGGATCGAGCTGCTCGGCTCCGAGCCGACCGTGGCCGCGGCCCTGGCCTGCGCGCTCCTTTCCGCCGTCCTGGGCATGCTGAGGCTGCCGCTGTACCGCCGCGGTCACCTGGCGCTTGTCACAGCTGCGGTAGGGTCCATTCTAGTTGTGCTTGCCCTCGGCGGTCGCGGCCAACCGATGGGTCCGGCGCCCGTGGTCATGTTCCTCTGCTTTCTCTCGCTGGTTGGAACCGGGCTGTCGCTTAGCGGCTACCTGCGCGCCGACGCATTCATCGCTGCGAGCATAGTCTGGGTCGCCGTGTTCGTTGTCCTCTTCATCTTGTACCCGCTGTGGATGGTGCTCCAGGCGAGCGTGGTCGTCAAGGGGCGGTTGACCCTCGAGGTGTTCGGCACGGTATTCCAATCGCCGAACTTCCTGATGATCAACAACCCGTACACGCCCCGGGACGAGATGCGCATAGCCGTGACGTTCGGAGCGGTTGTCGCCGCCGTCGCCGGGCTGGTCGCTGCGGTGCTTGTCCGGAAGCTCCGCCCAGTGGTTCTGTGGGCGGCGGGAAGCGGAATTGTGGGCCTGCTAATGGGCGCGCTCTACCTCGGTTTCGGGGCGGTGCGCAACAGCGTTCTGCTGGCTCTGGTCGTGGGCATCGCCTCCACCGGATTGGGGTTTCTGTTCGCATTGCTGGCCGAGCGGTCCCAGCTCCCCACGCGCCGGCTGCTAGGGCCGATCTCGATCCTGCCGATGATAACCCCGCCATTCGTCCTGGGTCTGGCCATGATCTACCTGTTCGGCCGGCAGGGGTTCATCACGCACTCCGTTCTCGGGATGTCAACCACCGTTTTCTCCGGGCTGCTGGGGTTGTCAATCGCCCAGATCCTGGCATACACGCCGATCGCCTTCCTTCTGCTACAGGGCGTTGTGCGTGCCATGGACGTCGCTCTCGAAGAGGCCTCCGAGACCCTTGGGGCCTCCAACTGGTACACGCTGCGGACGGTCATCTGGCCGCTGGCGCGGCCCGGCATCGCCAACGCCTTTCTGCTGACGGTGATCGAAAGCCTGGCCGACTTCGGCAACCCCGTCGTGATCGGTGGCGGCAAGCCCTATCTGGCGACAGAGGTGTTCTACGCCATCATCGGCCGCTACAACCCCAATGAGGCCGCTGTTTTCGGGGTAGTGCTGCTCAGCATGACGCTGACGATCTTCCTTGTTCAGAGGTACTGGGTGGGCGAGCGGTTCTACGTGACGGTCACAGGCCGGCCCACCCATGCCACGCCGCGCAAGCTGCCCCCGGCCCTTGACTACGCCGTCACCGGCGTGTTCCTGGTCTGGGTGCTGCTGATCGTGCTGCTCTACGGCTCGATATTTGTCGGCAGCGTGACCAAGCTCTGGGGGTTCGACTACACCTTCACGCTCGCGCACGTGAAGGGGTTGTCCCCATCGGGCTGGCACGTCTTCCGGACCACGGCCTCACTGTCGCTCATCGCCGCGCTGCCTTCCACCGTGCTGGGGTTCCTTATCGGCTACCTGGTCACGCGCTACTCGTTCCCGGGCCGGCAGGCGCTGGAGTTTTCCGCGATGCTCTCGTTCGCGGTGCCCGGCACCGTGATGGGGATCGGCTACATCCTGGCATTCAACCAGGGCACGCTCCTGCTCACTGGGACCGAGCTGATCATCATCATGGCCTTCGTCTTCCGGAACATGCCGGTGGCGATCCGCTCCGGGGTGGCGGCGATCCACCAGATAGACCGCTCGCTGGAGGAGTGCTCTACGATGCTGCGGGCCGGTTCGCTGACGACGCTGCGGCGCGTGGTCGCCCCGCTAGTTCAGGCGGCGCTGCTGTCCGGGCTTGTCTTCGCGTTCGTCCGGGCGATGACGGCCGTCAGCCAGGTGATCTTCCTGGTGACCCCCAGGGTGAACCTGAGCACGGCCCTCATCCTGTCATACGTTGAGCACGGCAGCATGGGCAGGGCCGCGGCGCTGTCTTCGGTCCTGGTGATCTTCATGGCTCTTGTGATCATGGCGCTCTACACGCTGACGACCAGACTGGACGTGCGAGCCGGGCGCGGAGCGCAGGCCAAGCCCTAG